The Spiribacter roseus genome includes the window CCGCTTCCACCCGGGTCAGGCCGGCGTCGGTCTCCAGGCACAGGGCGTCGGCGTCGTGCAGCCCCTGGTCGCGCAGAAAGCGCGCCATGCAGCGCACGCCGTTGCCGCAGTGCTCCACCTCGGTGCCGTCGGCGTTCCAGATCCGGTAGCGGAAGTCGGCATCCGGACGGCGGGCGGGCGCGGCCATCAGTACCTGGTCGCAGCCAATGCCGTAGCGCCGGTCGGCAATGCGGCGGATCCATTCCGGTGTGGGCTGGATGGACTGGCGGATGGCGTCGAACACGACAAAGTCATTGCCGAGCCCCTGCAGCTTGGAAAAGGCCAGGCTCACGGCGACTCCAGCAGGTGCTCGCCCTGCCACAGCGCTTCGAGGGGTTCGCGTTCGCGGATCAGGTGCGCCTGGTCGCCGTCCACCAGCACCTCGGCCGGACGCGGCCGGGCGTTGTACTGCGAGGCCATGACGAAGCCGTAGGCGCCGGTGGCATGAATGGCCAGCAGCGTGCCCGGGCGCAGCGCCAGGGAGCGCTCGCTGCCGAGGGTGTCGGCGCTTTCGCAGACCGGCCCGACGATGTCGTAGAGGCGCGGATCGGCATCCACCGGCTCGGCGGTCTCGATGCGCTGCCAGGCGTTGTAGAGCGCCGGGCGCAGCAGGTCGGTCATCGCCGCATCGACAATCGCGAAGTCGCGGTGGCCGGGCTTGAGGTATTCCACCCGGGTCAGGAGCAGACCCGCTTCGCCCACCAGCGCCCGGCCCGGTTCCATGAGCAGTTTCTGGCGCCGCCCGGCGAGCAGCGGGCCGAGGCGCTCGGCCAGCGCGGCGGGGGTGGGCGGCGTTTCGTCCTCGTAGCGGATGCCCAGACCGCCGCCGATATCCAGATGCGCCAGCGGGATGCCGTCGGCTTCCAGCCGGTCCACCAGGGCCAGGCTGCGCGACAGGGCATCCACCAGCGGCTCGAGCTCGGTGAGCTGCGAGCCGATGTGGAAATCCATCCCGGTCACCGCAATGCCCGGCAGCGATGCGGCATGGTGATAGAGCCCCTCGGCGGCCTGGATGTCGATGCCGAACTTGTTTTCCTTGAGCCCCGTGGAGATGTAGGGATGGGTGCGGGCGTCGACATCGGGGTTGACCCGCAGCGACACCGGCGCGCGCTGCCCGCTGCGCACGGCGACCGCGTTGATCCGCTCGAGCTCGGCGGCGGATTCGATGTTGAACGCCAGAATGCCCGCCGCCAGCGCCTGCTCGATCTCGGCCTCGGTCTTTCCTACGCCCGAGAACACCACCCGCGCGGGATCGCCGCCGGCGCGCAGGACCCGCGCCAGCTCGCCGCCCGAGACGATGTCAAAACCGCTGCCAAGCCGCGCCAGCAGCTGCAGGATCGCCAGGCTGCCGTTGGCCTTCACGGCGTAGCAGATCTGATGATCAAAACCGGCAAAGGCCTGGTCATAGGCCCGCCAGGCCGACTCGATGGCGGCGCGTGAATAGACGTAGAGCGGCGTCCCGAAGCGCTCGGCGAGCGCCGGGGTGGGGCAGTCCTCGACGGCCAGGGTGGCGTCCGGGCGATGGATCACGATGCGGTCTCCGCGTCGGAGGCGGTGTCGGCCTCGGGCATGTAGAGATCGCCCTTGACCCCGCAGCCGGTGAGCAGGATTAGCGTGATCAGGGCCAGACAAGGCAGGATACGTAGCGACATGCAGACTCGGGGTTTCATGTGGAACACCAGTATAGGGGGACACAGGCAATGGCGGAACAGCCGCTGGAGACCGTGGAAACAGCCGGCCCGGCGCCGGAATGCAGTGTCATCTGGCTGCACGGGCTGGGTGCCAGCGGCCATGACTTTGAGCCCATCGTCCCACAGCTGGGACTGCCGTCACCGGAGCTCGTGCGGTTCGTGTTTCCGCATGCGCCCTCCCAGCCCGTAACGCTGAACGGCGGGCTCTCGATGCCGGCCTGGTACGACATCTACGGCCTGTCCGCGGGCACGCCGCAGGACGAGCCCGGTCTGGACGCCGCCGCCGGCTGGATCGACACCCTGATCCAGCGCGAAATCGCCCGCGGGATCCCACCCCAGCGTCTGGTGCTGGCCGGGTTCTCGCAGGGCGGTGCGCTGGCGCTGCACACCGGCCTGCGCTATGCCGAGGGCCTGGCGGGCATCATGGGGCTGTCCACCTATCTGCCGCTGGCCGATCACCTGGGTCAGGCCCGGGCCGCCGCCAACCGCGATACCCCGATCTTTCTGGCCCACGGCCATCACGACCCGGTGCTGGCGTATCGGCTGGGCACGGATTCGCGGGACGCCCTCGAGGCGCTGGGGTATCCCGTGGAGTGGCACGACTACCCCATGGAGCACCAGGTCTGCATGGAAGAGATTGCCGACATCGGCGCCTGGCTGCGCCGGGTGCTGGCCCTCTAGCGGTCGCTGTCCCGGCCGAGCCGCCGGCGCGCGGCGGCCACCTGCCGGCGGACCTGCGCCGGGGCGGTCCCACCGGTGTGATCGCGGGCCGCCAGCGAGCCCTCCAGGGTCAGCACGCCAAAGACATCCTCGCCGATGGCCGTTGAAAAGCCCTGCAGTTCGGCCAGCGACAGATCCGCCAGATCGCGGCCCTCGGCCACGCCATAGGCCACTGCCCTGCCGACGATCTCGTGGGCGTCGCGAAAGGCCACGCCCTGGCGCACCAGGTAGTCGGCCAGGTCGGTGGCCGTCGCAAAGCCCTCGCGGGCCGCCGCCCGGGTGCGCCCGCGGTTGACGGTCAGCGCCGGCACCATGTCGGCAAACGCCCGCAGGCTGTCGCGCAGGGCGTCGGCGGCATCAAACAGCGGTTCCTTGTCTTCCTGGTTGTCGCGGTTGTAGGCAAGCGGCTGGCCCTTCATCAGGGTCAGCAGGGTGTGCAGGGCGCCCTGCACCCGGGCGCTCTTGCCGCGCACCAGTTCGGCCACATCGGGGTTCTTTTTCTGCGGCATGATCGAGCTGCCGGTGCAGAAGCGGTCGGGCAGATCGATGAAGCCGGTCAGCGGTGACGCCCAGATCACCAGCTCCTCGGCCATGCGCGACAGATGGGTCATGGTCAGCGCCGCCGCCGAGACGAATTCAATGGCGAAGTCGCGATCCGAGACGGCATCCAGGGAATTGCGGGTGGGTGCATCAAAGCCCAGCGCCGCACAGGTCTGGTCGCGATCGATGGGAAAGGTCGTCCCCGCGAGCGCCGCCGAGCCCAGCGGCATTTCGTTGGCGCGCCGCCGGACGTCGTGGAGCCGTGACTCGTCGCGCACCAGCATTTCGTACCAGGCCAGCATGTGATGGCCAAAGCTCACCGGCTGGGCCACCTGCAGATGGGTGAAGCCGGGCATGACGGTGTCCGCCTCGCGCTCGGCCAGATCCACCAGTCCCGCCTGAAAGCGCCGCAGCAGCGTGAGGTTGCCGTCGATGACCGTGCGCAGCCAGAGGCGGATGTCGGTGGCGATCTGATCGTTGCGCGAGCGCCCGGTATGCAGCCGCTTGCCCGCCTCACCGATGCGCTGGGTGAGACGCGCCTCGATGTTCATGTGGACATCCTCGAGGGCCGGATCCCAGGGGAACCCGCCGGCCTCGATCTCGGCCTCGATGGCCTGTAACCCGGCGTCGATGGCCGCGCCGTCGTCCGCACTGATGATCCCGCAGTCCGCGAGCATTCTGGCGTGGGCGCGGGAGCCGCGGATGTCCTCGCGGTAGAGGCGTCGATCGTAGTGTTCGGAGGCGCTGAAGGCCGCCACGAAGGCGTCGGTCGCTTCGCTGAAACGACCACTCCAGAGACCCTTGGCGTCTGACTCGCTCATTGCCATCCATTCCTCTCGGCTGGGCGGCAGTATAGCAGCCGACCGGCCGCCTGCGCCGGATGCCCGGTCTGTGAACCGGTTGGCGAACGCCGCGGGCGCGGTTTTCCATGCTCGAGCCTCCACTTGATGAGCGCCCGGGAGGAACCGACATGATGAAGATTGTGATTGCCTGCGAGCAGCCCGCCCTGCGCGAGCGTCTGGCGCGACTCGCCGCCAACCGTTCGGGCTGGCGGATTGGCGGGGTGTTCGAGACCCCGGCGGACGCCCCGCCCAGTCACCGCCTTGACCCGGTGGATGCGGTGGTGCTGGGCGTGCGCGATGCCCGGCATCTGGCCGCGGCGGTGGCGCTGGCCAATGCCACGCCGGCCCCGGCGATCCTGCTGGCCTGCGAAATGACCGACCCCATCCTCCCGCAGCTTGAGGCCAGCGGAATCGACTACGTCCTGGACAGCGTCCAGCCGGCGCGTTTCGGGGCCGCCCTCGAGGCCGCCCGTCCCCTGAGCGCCGGCCAGATCGTCCGCCTCCAGGCCCCGGGCGCCGGTGACGAGCGCCGGCATATCCTCTGCCGCCGGCGCAACGGCCTGAGCCTGATTCCGGTGGATGACGTGCGCTGCTTTGTGGCCGATCACAAGTACGTCAGCGTGCAGCACGACGCCGGTGAGGATCTGATCGAAGAGTCGCTGTGCGGTCTCGAGGCGGAATTCGGGCAACGCTTTCTGCGGGTGCACCGCAGTGCCCTGGTGGCCCGGGACGCCCTGCGGGGGCTGGAGAAGGACGTCGAGGGTCGCACCCTCGCCCGGGTGGAGGGCAGCGACGAGACCCTGCCGGTCAGCCGGCGTCGCCTGCCCACGGTCCGGCGCTGGATGCGGGGCGCGGCGGCGCCGGGCTGACGCTTTGCGTGGGGGCGATCAGGCGGTATCGTTGCGCATTATCGCAACTGACCGCCCGGCTCGCCCCGGGTCCACGCATTCATGTCCATCACCCATCTGCGCATCGCCACCCGTCGTAGTCCACTGGCCATCTGGCAGGCCGAGCACGTGGCTGAGCGCCTGCGGGCCCGTCATCCGGGGCTCGAGGTCGAGCTGGTCCGCCTGTCCACCCGCGGCGACGAAATCACCGATCGGCCGCTGATGGCGGTGGGCGGCAAGGCCCTGTTCGTCAAGGCGCTCGAGGAGGGCATGCTGGCGGGCAAGGCCGACATCGCCGTGCATTCCATGAAAGACATCCCCGCGGAGGTCCCGGATGAATTCCGGGTGCCGGTGATCCTCGCCCGTGACGACCCCTTCGACGCCTTTGTCTCGCGCCACTACGGTGCCCTTGGTGAACTGCCCACCGGCGGCTGCGTGGGCACGGCAAGCCTGCGCCGCGAGTGTCAGATCCGCGCCCGACGCCCGGACCTGACGGTGACGTCGCTGCGCGGCAACGTCCAGACCCGGCTCGGCAAGCTCGATGCCGGCGAATTCGATGCCATCGTGCTGGCCGCCTCCGGCCTGCGGCGACTGGGCATGGCCGATCAGATCACCCGGGCGATGCCCGCCGAGGAAAGCCTGCCGGCGGTGGGTCAGGGGGCGCTGGCCATTGAGTGCCGCGCTGACGATCCCGAGGTGGAGGCGTTGATCCGCGATCTCGACGACCCGGACAGCCACGACCGGGTGGCGGCGGAGCGCGCGGTCAATGCCCGGCTGGAGGGCAGCTGCCATGTCCCGCTGGCCGCCTATGCGGTGCTGGAGGGCGACGACCTGTGGCTGCGCGCCCTGGTGGCCAGTCGCGATGGCCGCCAGGTGCTGCGTGCCGAGGGCCGCGCGTCCCGCCACGGGGCCGAGGCCCTGGGCAATACGGTTGCCGGGGACCTGCTCGCGCAGGGGGCCGGCGAGATCCTCGCCGATATTCAGTGACCACCGCAGACGCCCTGGCCGGCCGCCGGATCCTGGTGACCCGGCCCGAGGGCCAGGCCGACGGGCTGATCCACTGCCTTGAGGCCGCGGGCGCCGCGGTCCTGCACCGCCCCACCCTGCAGATCGTTGCCCTCGCGCCGGCGCTGCCGGCCATCCCCCGTGTGGACTGGCTCGTGTTCACCAGTCCCAACGCCGTCCGGCATGGCGTCGGCCGGCTGCCGACGGAGCGGCGCGGGGACGCCCGCGTGGCCGCGGTCGGGCCGGGCACCGCCACCGCCGCGCGGCGCCAGGGGCTGGCGGTCAATGCCGCGCCCCAGTCGGGTGGTGGCGCGGATGACCTGTTGGCTGAAGCGGCGTTCGATGCCGGCGCCGGTGCCCGGGTGCTGATCATTCGTGGCGAAGGCGGACGCCGCCGTCTGCCGGAGGCGCTGCGCGAGCGCGGCGCCACGGTGGACGAGTGGGTGGTCTACCGGCGCGAGGTGCCGGACGGTGGACTGGCAATTCCCCGGGAGTGGCAGGCCCGGCCGCTTGACTGCACAATTGTGACAAGCACCAGTGGCCTGTCGGGCCTGCTCGGCATGGCGGGGTCAGGCGCGCTAGAGTGGTTGCAGAAAAGCCGGCTGGTCACCGTGAGCGAGCGCATCGCGATGGCCGCCGTCCGCGCGGGATGGGATGCCCCCGGCATCGCCGCTGGCGCGGACGATCAGGCAATTACAAGGGCGGTGTGTGCCGCGCTGCAGAGAGAGAGCGATGAGCAAGACAGACAAGGACGCACAGAAGGCCCTCGAGACGACCCCGGGCGATGACGGCCCGGCACCGGATGATGCCTCGACGGCGGCCCCGGCCGAACCCGCGGCACCGGCGACGGGGCGCGGGCCCGGGCGGCTTGCGTTGGTCGTGGCCCTGCTGGTCGCGCTGCTCGTGGCGGCGGGCGGGGGGTATCTCATCTGGCAGATGCAGCAGCTTGCCGACGCTCAGGCCGACCTCGCCGCCCGCAGCGAACTCGAGACCCTGCGCGACGATCAGCAGACCGCCCTGGGCGAGCTCAACGGCCGCGTCACCAACCTCAACGAACAGCTCGAATCGCGCCTGCAGTCGCTGGCCCAGCTCGAAAACCGCATGGCCGATCAGGTCAGCGCCCGCCGCGAACTGGCCGACCGGGTGGATCAGCTCTACCGCCGCATGAACTCAGAGACCGATGACTGGCGCATTGCCGAGGCCGGCTATCTGGCCCGTATGGCCGTGCATCGTGTGCGCTTCAACGGCGATATCGCGGGTGCCCTCGAGGCGCTGGAGGCCGCCGACGTCCTGCTCTCCGGCCTGGGCGGCGTGGGCATCGACCGGCGTGAGGCGATTGGCCGTGCCGTTGATCAGCTGCTGGACGTCAAGCGGATCGATCAGGTGGCCATCAACCGCGGGCTCGACCGGGTGGCGGATCAACTCGGCACGCTGCCACTGGCCGCCGGTATCCAGCGCTTCGAGACCGCCGACACCACCGCCGGGGCGCGGAGCGATGCGCCGGCGGGGGGCTGGCAGGCACGCCTGGATCGTGCCGGCGACCGGCTCATGACGGGGCTCAGCGAGCTGGTCACCGTCAGCCGCGACCGCCAGGTCGAGCCGCTGCCCGAGCCGGAGTCCCGGTTCCTGCTGCAGCAGAACCTGCGCCTGCAGATCGAGTCGGCGCGACTGGCGGCCCTGCGGGGCGAGCCCGCCACCTATGACAACGCCCTCAAGCGCATCGACGACTGGGTGAGCGCCTACTTTGATTCCAGCGCCGAGTCGGTGAGCGCGGTCCGCGAGCGCCTCGCGGATCTGATGGACGAGCCCGTGAAGGTTGAGCGGCCCGCCATCGGCGAGACCCTCGCCCCCGTGCTCAATGACGGTGGCCAGTCATGATCCGCCGGCTCATCCTTCTGGTCCTGCTGCTGCTGGCCAGCGTGTCGGCGGCGCAGTGGTTCGCCAACGAAGGCGGCTTTCTGATGCTGCGGGTGGGTGAATGGACCATCCAGACGAGCCTGTTCGTGGCGGTGCTCGCCTTCATTGCCCTGTGGGCGGCGGTGACTCTGGCGGTGGGGCTGCTGCGGCGGACGCTCCGGGCGCCCGGTCAGGTGCGCGAGCGGCTCGCCAGCCGGCGCACGCACCGGGCCCAGCGCGAGCTGATCGATGGGCTGATCGAGCTGGCCGAAGGGCGCTATGCCCAGGCCGAGCGCCATCTCGAGGGCACCAGTGGTTTTTCGCAGCAGCCGCTCATGCACCATCTGCTGGCGGCCATCGCCGCCCAGCGCCGTGGCGAGTGGCAGCGCCGGGACGACCTGCTGGTGGCGGCCGATTCCGCCAATCCACGGGCACGGCTGGCGGTGGGCCTGCTGCAGGCCCAGCTACAGGTCGATGCCGAGCAGTGGGAACAGGCCCTGGCAACGCTGGGCTGGCTGCGCGAGAAAGCGCCTCGCAACCACCGCGTGCTCATGCTGCAGGCACGCGCCATGCGTGCGGTGGAGGACTTTGCCGGATTGATGGATCTGCTGCCGGACCTGCGCCGTGAGCAGTCCCTGCCCAGTGCCGAGCTCACCGCCATCGAACAGCGGGCCCTGGACGAGCGGATCAATGCCCTGGGCGCCTCGGCCAATGCCGACAGCCTGGGGCGCATCTGGAAGTCGCTGCCCAAGAGCCGGCGCCGTGATCCGGTCCTGCAGGCCCGCTACGCGCGGGCGCTGATCGACGCCGATTGCCCGGTCACCGCCGAGCGCCAGCTGCGCCGCTGGCTGCGCCAGCGCTGGGAGCCGATGCTGGTGGAAGTCTACGGCGAGCTGCCCCTGCCCGCCGAGCGGGTCTACAACCGCCTCACCGGCTGGCTCAACGAGCGCCCCGACGATCCGGCGCTGCTCTACGCGGCGGCCCGCCAGGCGGCCCGCGCGAAAGACTGGGGACCGGCCCGGCGGCACCTTGAGGCGGCCGTCGCCCGCGATGACAACCCGACCACGGCGCGGCTGCTTGCCGAGCTCTACGAGCGCCTCGGCGAGCATGACCGCGCCCGCCAGGCCTATCGCCAGGCCCTGGGCCTGGACCCGATCGGCAACAGCCTGCCGCGGATGGACGCCCCGAGCGATTAGGCCCGCAGGATGATCGAGCCGCTGCTCTGGCGCGATTCCAGGCGCTGATGGGCCGCACCCGCCTCGGCCAGCGGCCACTCGCTGTCGATGTGGATCTGCAGGTCGCCGGCGGCGACGCGGGCGAACAGGGCGTCGGCCGCCGCCTGCAGTTCGGCCGGGGTGCCGATATAGTCGAACAGCGACGGCCGGGTCAGAAACAGCGATCCCCCCGCCGCCAGCTGGCCCACCTCGATGGCGGGCGGTGCGCCGGATGACTGGCCAAAGCTGACCAGCAATCCCCGCTTGGCGAGACAGGCCAGCGATGCCGTCAGGGTATCCGCACCCACCGAGTCATAGACCACCTGCACGCCCTCGCCGCCGGTGAGGGCCTGGACCCGTTCGCTGACCGATTCGTCGCGGTAGAGCACCGGATGGTGGCAGCCATGGGCGCGGGCCTGCTCGGCCTTCTCCGCGCTGCCCACGGTGCCGATCACGGTGGCCCCGAGGTGATGGGCCCACTGAGAGAGCAGCAGCCCGACACCGCCCGCCGCGGCGTGGATCAGGACCCGATCCCCCGGTCCCACGGCGTGGACCCGTTCGAGCAGCATGTGCGCGGTCATGCCCTTGAGCATCATGGCCGCGGCCCGCTCGCTGGTGATGGCCGCCGGCAGTGCCACCACCCGATCGGCGCTGATCACCCGTTCGCGGGCATAGGCCCCTGGCGGACCACCGACATAGGCCACGCGCTGGCCGGGTGTCAGCGTGTCGACGCCGTCGCCCACGGCCAGCACCTCGCCAGCGGCTTCCAGCCCCGGCGTAAAGGGCATCTGCGCGGGCCGGTAGAGCCCGGTGCGGAAGTAGACATCGATGTAGTTGACGCCGATATGGGTCTGGCGGATGTGGACCTCGCCGGGACCGGGCGTGACAGCGGCGGTCTCGGCAAGCCGTAGCTCGTCGGGGCCGCCGAAGGATTCAATGCGGATGGCCTGATTCATGCCGGACTCCCGTCCTTGCCGCCCTCAATACCGGCTTCGACGCCGGCCAGGGCCGTGAGGTTGACGACGCCCCGCACCGTCACCGACGGCGTGAGGATGTGGGCTGGCTTGGCCATGCCCAGCACGATGGGACCGATCGACACGGCGTCGGTGACGGTCTTGAGCAGATTGAAGGCGATATTGGCCGCATCCAGCGTGGGCATGATCAGCAGGTTGGCCTCGCCCTCGAGCTGCGAGTTGGGAAAGATGCGCCGGCGGATTTCCTCATTGAGGGCGGCATCGCCATGCATCTCGCCCTCGACCTCCAGTGAGGGGTCGCGGAACTGGACCTGATGGAGGGCCTCGCGCATCTTGGCGGCCTCGGCATCGTCCGAGGTGCCGAAGTTGCTGTGCGAGAGCATCGCCACCTTGGGCACCATGCCGAAGCGGCGGATCTCGTCGGCGGCGAGGGTGGTCATCTCCGCGAGCTGGTCGGCGCTGGGGTGGTGATTGACGTAGGTGTCACACAGAAACAGCGTGCCCTTGGGGGTGATGATGGCGTTCATCGCCGCCAGATTGGCCACCCCTTCGCGCCGGCCGATGACCTCGGTGACATAGTCGAGCTGGCGGTGGTACTTGCCCACCGCGCCCGAGAGCATGGCGTCGGCCTCGCCCCGGTGCACCATCAGCGAGGCGATCACGGTGTTGCGCGTGCGCACGATCTGGCGGGCCCGGTCGGGGGTGACGCCGCGCCGCTCCATGAGCGAGTGATAGAGCTGCCAGTAGGCCTTGAAGCGCGGATCGTCCTCGGGGTCCACCAGCTCGAAGTCGTCATCGACGGCGAGTCGCAGGCCCAGGCGCTGGATGCGCATTTTGACCACCCGGCGGCGGCCGATGACGATGGGCTTCGCCAGACCGTCGTCCACCACCAGCTGCACCGCCTGGAGGATGCGCTCGTCCTCGCCGTCGCCGTACGCCACCCGGCGCGGGTTCTGACTGGCGCGCTCGAAGATCGGCTTCATGAGCAGGCCCGACTGGAAGACATAGTTCGACAGCCGGCGGCGATAGGCGGCGAAATCCTCGATGGGTCGGGTGGCCACCCCGCTTTCCATGGCGGCGCGGGCCACTTCGGGGGCGATGCGCGTGATCAGGCGCGGATCGAAGGGCTTGGGGATCAGGTATTCGGGGCCGAACGACAGCGGTCTGCCGCCATACGCCGCGCGCACCACATCCGAGGATTCCATGGTGGCCAGATCCGCGATGGCGCGCACGCAGGCCTTTTTCATTTCGTCGTTGATGGTGGTCGCGCCCACGTCCAGCGCGCCGCGGAAGATGAACGGAAAGCACAGGACGTTGTTGACCTGATTGGGGTAATCCGAGCGGCCGGT containing:
- the lysA gene encoding diaminopimelate decarboxylase, whose amino-acid sequence is MIHRPDATLAVEDCPTPALAERFGTPLYVYSRAAIESAWRAYDQAFAGFDHQICYAVKANGSLAILQLLARLGSGFDIVSGGELARVLRAGGDPARVVFSGVGKTEAEIEQALAAGILAFNIESAAELERINAVAVRSGQRAPVSLRVNPDVDARTHPYISTGLKENKFGIDIQAAEGLYHHAASLPGIAVTGMDFHIGSQLTELEPLVDALSRSLALVDRLEADGIPLAHLDIGGGLGIRYEDETPPTPAALAERLGPLLAGRRQKLLMEPGRALVGEAGLLLTRVEYLKPGHRDFAIVDAAMTDLLRPALYNAWQRIETAEPVDADPRLYDIVGPVCESADTLGSERSLALRPGTLLAIHATGAYGFVMASQYNARPRPAEVLVDGDQAHLIREREPLEALWQGEHLLESP
- the lptM gene encoding LPS translocon maturation chaperone LptM gives rise to the protein MSLRILPCLALITLILLTGCGVKGDLYMPEADTASDAETAS
- a CDS encoding alpha/beta hydrolase; this encodes MAEQPLETVETAGPAPECSVIWLHGLGASGHDFEPIVPQLGLPSPELVRFVFPHAPSQPVTLNGGLSMPAWYDIYGLSAGTPQDEPGLDAAAGWIDTLIQREIARGIPPQRLVLAGFSQGGALALHTGLRYAEGLAGIMGLSTYLPLADHLGQARAAANRDTPIFLAHGHHDPVLAYRLGTDSRDALEALGYPVEWHDYPMEHQVCMEEIADIGAWLRRVLAL
- the argH gene encoding argininosuccinate lyase; this encodes MSESDAKGLWSGRFSEATDAFVAAFSASEHYDRRLYREDIRGSRAHARMLADCGIISADDGAAIDAGLQAIEAEIEAGGFPWDPALEDVHMNIEARLTQRIGEAGKRLHTGRSRNDQIATDIRLWLRTVIDGNLTLLRRFQAGLVDLAEREADTVMPGFTHLQVAQPVSFGHHMLAWYEMLVRDESRLHDVRRRANEMPLGSAALAGTTFPIDRDQTCAALGFDAPTRNSLDAVSDRDFAIEFVSAAALTMTHLSRMAEELVIWASPLTGFIDLPDRFCTGSSIMPQKKNPDVAELVRGKSARVQGALHTLLTLMKGQPLAYNRDNQEDKEPLFDAADALRDSLRAFADMVPALTVNRGRTRAAAREGFATATDLADYLVRQGVAFRDAHEIVGRAVAYGVAEGRDLADLSLAELQGFSTAIGEDVFGVLTLEGSLAARDHTGGTAPAQVRRQVAAARRRLGRDSDR
- a CDS encoding LytR/AlgR family response regulator transcription factor, translating into MMKIVIACEQPALRERLARLAANRSGWRIGGVFETPADAPPSHRLDPVDAVVLGVRDARHLAAAVALANATPAPAILLACEMTDPILPQLEASGIDYVLDSVQPARFGAALEAARPLSAGQIVRLQAPGAGDERRHILCRRRNGLSLIPVDDVRCFVADHKYVSVQHDAGEDLIEESLCGLEAEFGQRFLRVHRSALVARDALRGLEKDVEGRTLARVEGSDETLPVSRRRLPTVRRWMRGAAAPG
- the hemC gene encoding hydroxymethylbilane synthase, which codes for MSITHLRIATRRSPLAIWQAEHVAERLRARHPGLEVELVRLSTRGDEITDRPLMAVGGKALFVKALEEGMLAGKADIAVHSMKDIPAEVPDEFRVPVILARDDPFDAFVSRHYGALGELPTGGCVGTASLRRECQIRARRPDLTVTSLRGNVQTRLGKLDAGEFDAIVLAASGLRRLGMADQITRAMPAEESLPAVGQGALAIECRADDPEVEALIRDLDDPDSHDRVAAERAVNARLEGSCHVPLAAYAVLEGDDLWLRALVASRDGRQVLRAEGRASRHGAEALGNTVAGDLLAQGAGEILADIQ
- a CDS encoding uroporphyrinogen-III synthase, with amino-acid sequence MTTADALAGRRILVTRPEGQADGLIHCLEAAGAAVLHRPTLQIVALAPALPAIPRVDWLVFTSPNAVRHGVGRLPTERRGDARVAAVGPGTATAARRQGLAVNAAPQSGGGADDLLAEAAFDAGAGARVLIIRGEGGRRRLPEALRERGATVDEWVVYRREVPDGGLAIPREWQARPLDCTIVTSTSGLSGLLGMAGSGALEWLQKSRLVTVSERIAMAAVRAGWDAPGIAAGADDQAITRAVCAALQRESDEQDRQGRTEGPRDDPGR
- a CDS encoding uroporphyrinogen-III C-methyltransferase — encoded protein: MSKTDKDAQKALETTPGDDGPAPDDASTAAPAEPAAPATGRGPGRLALVVALLVALLVAAGGGYLIWQMQQLADAQADLAARSELETLRDDQQTALGELNGRVTNLNEQLESRLQSLAQLENRMADQVSARRELADRVDQLYRRMNSETDDWRIAEAGYLARMAVHRVRFNGDIAGALEALEAADVLLSGLGGVGIDRREAIGRAVDQLLDVKRIDQVAINRGLDRVADQLGTLPLAAGIQRFETADTTAGARSDAPAGGWQARLDRAGDRLMTGLSELVTVSRDRQVEPLPEPESRFLLQQNLRLQIESARLAALRGEPATYDNALKRIDDWVSAYFDSSAESVSAVRERLADLMDEPVKVERPAIGETLAPVLNDGGQS
- a CDS encoding heme biosynthesis HemY N-terminal domain-containing protein, with translation MIRRLILLVLLLLASVSAAQWFANEGGFLMLRVGEWTIQTSLFVAVLAFIALWAAVTLAVGLLRRTLRAPGQVRERLASRRTHRAQRELIDGLIELAEGRYAQAERHLEGTSGFSQQPLMHHLLAAIAAQRRGEWQRRDDLLVAADSANPRARLAVGLLQAQLQVDAEQWEQALATLGWLREKAPRNHRVLMLQARAMRAVEDFAGLMDLLPDLRREQSLPSAELTAIEQRALDERINALGASANADSLGRIWKSLPKSRRRDPVLQARYARALIDADCPVTAERQLRRWLRQRWEPMLVEVYGELPLPAERVYNRLTGWLNERPDDPALLYAAARQAARAKDWGPARRHLEAAVARDDNPTTARLLAELYERLGEHDRARQAYRQALGLDPIGNSLPRMDAPSD
- a CDS encoding quinone oxidoreductase family protein, with protein sequence MNQAIRIESFGGPDELRLAETAAVTPGPGEVHIRQTHIGVNYIDVYFRTGLYRPAQMPFTPGLEAAGEVLAVGDGVDTLTPGQRVAYVGGPPGAYARERVISADRVVALPAAITSERAAAMMLKGMTAHMLLERVHAVGPGDRVLIHAAAGGVGLLLSQWAHHLGATVIGTVGSAEKAEQARAHGCHHPVLYRDESVSERVQALTGGEGVQVVYDSVGADTLTASLACLAKRGLLVSFGQSSGAPPAIEVGQLAAGGSLFLTRPSLFDYIGTPAELQAAADALFARVAAGDLQIHIDSEWPLAEAGAAHQRLESRQSSGSIILRA
- a CDS encoding NADP-dependent malic enzyme, whose translation is MAEDFKQNALDYHRNPTPGKITVSPTKPLANQRDLALAYSPGVAAACEAIVENEREAANVTARGNLVGVITNGTAVLGLGAIGPLASKPVMEGKGVLFKKFAGIDVFDIEIDETDAGQLVETIARLEPTFGAINLEDIKAPECFEVEAQLRERMNIPVFHDDQHGTAITAAAAIYNGLRLVGKRFEDIKLVTSGAGASAVACLDLLVSMGLNPANVIATDRQGVIYKGRTEYMDARKGVYASDTDARTLGEAIDGADIFLGLSAPGVLTPAMVKRMADKPMIMALANPTPEILPEDALDARPDAIISTGRSDYPNQVNNVLCFPFIFRGALDVGATTINDEMKKACVRAIADLATMESSDVVRAAYGGRPLSFGPEYLIPKPFDPRLITRIAPEVARAAMESGVATRPIEDFAAYRRRLSNYVFQSGLLMKPIFERASQNPRRVAYGDGEDERILQAVQLVVDDGLAKPIVIGRRRVVKMRIQRLGLRLAVDDDFELVDPEDDPRFKAYWQLYHSLMERRGVTPDRARQIVRTRNTVIASLMVHRGEADAMLSGAVGKYHRQLDYVTEVIGRREGVANLAAMNAIITPKGTLFLCDTYVNHHPSADQLAEMTTLAADEIRRFGMVPKVAMLSHSNFGTSDDAEAAKMREALHQVQFRDPSLEVEGEMHGDAALNEEIRRRIFPNSQLEGEANLLIMPTLDAANIAFNLLKTVTDAVSIGPIVLGMAKPAHILTPSVTVRGVVNLTALAGVEAGIEGGKDGSPA